The Paracholeplasma brassicae genome includes the window TTTATATTTTACTATATAAACAAATACGTAAATAAAATAATAAGAGGGTTATAAAGTGAAGAAAGCATACATTAGTATTAATAATTTTTTAATTGGAGGGGTAGAAACTTCACTCGTTTCATTCATTAATATCCTAATGAAAGATTATGATGTTACTTTAGAAATTTTAGGTAAGTATGATGAAAACATGATTCGACGCTTAGATAAGAGTATTAAATTAAGGTTCCCCAACAAGAGTATTAGAAAATATGTTGATTTGGAAGGTACACATCGCAAGAATACTAAAGGACTAAGCGATATTATTTTAAAAATCGTTTTTTATATCACTAATAAAATAAAACTATCTAAGTTGCTGTATTTGGCAATATCATTTAGGCAGAAAGATGAAATTTATTATGACCTTGCGATATCCTACACAGGACGACCAGGCATTTGGGATTACCTTTTATTATCGACAATAAAATCAAGACTGTATTTATCGTGGATCCATAACGATCCGAATAAATTAGGTATCAAGTCACACCACTACAAAGTATACTATTCTAAATATGATATTATTTTGTGTGTCTCAATGGATTCTCTTAATAAAATTAAGAAAATTTTATTAAAAATGACATCTCTAAATTTCAAATTCTCTATAATACAGTTGATTATGAAAGATTATCTGCGATGTCTAAATAAAAAAATTATAGAACATGATTCTAATGTTTTTACAATACTCACGGTAGCCCGTATCCAAAATTCATCTAAAAGAATAGATAGAATTGTCGATGTAGCTTCTATGCTTATAGATAACAATATTACATCATTTAAATGGTATGTTCTGGGTGATGGTCCAGATTATGAGGAAATACTTAATCAGGTAAGGAATAGGAATTTAAAGAATTACTTGATATTTAAGGGGAGCTGTGACAATCCTTACCCGTATTTCAAAAATGCAGACTTATTTGTATTGACATCAGATTATGAAGGTTTGCCTGTAGTCCTTATGGAAGCAAGACATTTTAAATTACCGATATTGACAACTAATATTGACTCAGCTTCGGAAATGGTTAATCATATGATCGATGGAGTGATTTCTGAAAAAAATGTTGTGAATTTGTATGAATGGATTAAGAAAATAATCACAGAACCTGATTTTTATGGAATAATTAGACAAAATTCATTAACTCATAAAGGTTACAACAATAACGATTTGTCTGAGTTCCATAAAATAATAAGAGGACTATCAAATGAGGAATAGGTCAGTTCTTTTATCTATGATGTCATCAGTAATTTATCAGATTGCAGTTTTGGTATCGAACTTTATTGTTGTTAGACTTATTATCGTTTATTATGGTTCAAAAACAAACGGGTTAAATAATACTTTCATAAACATAATTAATTATTTAAGTATTATAGAAGCGGGAATTGCCTTATCAGCGACATATAAACTATATCATCCACTAGTACATAATGATTGGCCTTCTATAAATTTGATCCTTTCAACAGCTAAAAGGTTATATAAATCAACAGCGATAATTTTTATGTTTATTGTTATTATTGTAGCAATAATATATCCACTATTCATTGATTATACAGGGATTGGATTTAGTCCAACGTATCTAATATTGATACTTGGGTTTAGTAGTATTTTAGAATATACATTAAATGGACATTTTCGTGTTTTGCTTATGTCTGACCAAAAGAGTTATGTTGTAAATAATATACAAACGTTTACTTTAATAATTTCAACAATAATTAAAATCCAACTCATTTTATCAGGCTTTATGTTCATTTATGTACAACTACTAAGTGCCATAGCAGTTTTGCTTAGGTATACAATCACAAAAGTATACATAAGAAGTAAATATAAATTATCTAACTACAATCTTAAACCACAAATGAATATTTTGAACGATAGATTTTCAATAATTGGTCATCAAATTTCGGGCCTAATTGTCTTTAATTCAGCACCTATACTGTTAACTTCTTTTTTAGGGTTAAACATTACAAGTGTCTATTCTGTATATGCTCTTGTATTCAATGCAATTGTTACAACATTATTCATGTTTTCTAAATCTTCAGTATCAAGCTTCGGGAATTTAATGATATCTGAAAATGACGAAAGAACTTCAAATGTTTTTGATATTTTTCAAAGTGTTTTTTTCACATTCGGTTTCTGGTTTTATTCTGTAACGGCATTCTTAATAATACCTTTCATTAAGTTATACACTAATGGGATAGATGACACTAATTATATTATTGAATATCTTGATGTATTTTTCATAGTAATTGGGATTCTGAATATGATTCGAATCCCATCAAATATACTTATTGAAGCAAAGGGACATTATGCTCAAACAAAAAATCGAGCATATTTAGAAGCTACTATCAACTTAGTAGTATCGCTAATACTGATTAAACCATTAGGAATCTATTCTGTTATGGTTGGGTCGCTAGCATCTTTCACTTATCGAAGTATAGATATTATATTGTATTCTAAAAAACATTTTTTTCAAAAAGACCACATACTAGTTTACTTTATCCTACTCAATCTGCGATATTTGTTGTTCTCTTGCTACTTAGTTTTATTTTAAAACTAGAAATAATGACTTGGAATGATTGGATTTGGAAAGGATTTATCACAAGTTTTGCAGTAGGGTTAATTTACCTAACAATATTATTATTAATGAAACCCAAAGCAATTATATACATAAAGAATAATTTTAAATTGAAAAAGGTGATAAAATGATTAAACCTAGAACAATTCTTTTTATAACGTTAGACCCTATCGAGAGTGGTTCCTCCGCGATGACAGTTAATAGAAATCTTATTAATTCACTAGTAAAAAAAGGATATATTATCGATGCTTTAACCATTAATACTGTTAATGATGTTCAGCTAAATAATAGTATATTGACTAATAAGTTTCGTCATGTTTTCAGATTGCAACCAATAAATTTGAACCCATCAATCGGAAAAACTGGATTCAAAAGTTTTGTAAAAAAAGAATTAATAAAAATAGTTAAAAAAGTATATCAAAGTATATCTGTTTTTAATTACACAGTTTTTGCTGCGAAACGTATTAAGTTAGAAAGTGTAAATAACAACTCATATGATTATGTAATCAGTGTATCAGATCCGAAGACTTCACATATTGCTGCAAAAAAGCTCATTAGTAGTGGACTGTCTGTGAAGAAATGGATTCAAATATGGGGTGATCCGTTGTCTATTGATATTTCTAATAAGGTAATTACACCGAGATTAGTCTTAAAAAGAATTGAGTATAATTTGATAAAGAATGCAGATCAAATTGTGTACGTTTCACCAAGTACATCAAAATATATGAAAAAGAATTTTGCCAAAATCGCTGAGAAAATTAGTTTTATTCCATTACCTCTAGACTTAGACGTTAACAATGACAAATTAGAATATTACAAAAAGGACACAATTCAATTTTCATACTTAGGTTCTTACCATTCCAGTATAAGAAATATTAAGCCTTTGTATGATTCATTTGATAATTTAATGAATGCAAAGCTTGTAATTGCTGGTCACTCGAATTTAACACTGTCATCAACGGCTAATATTGATGTTATGCCAAATCAGTCACTATCAAAATTGAGAGAAATTGAAGATAAAACAGATGTTTATGTCGCTATTTTAAACAATTCTGGCACGCAGATACCCGGTAAATTATATTATTATGCAGGCACTAACAAACCTATAATGGTTCTATATCCTAAGAATACAGACCCATTTATTATTAATTACCTGGATCACTTTAAACGATTTTGGCTAGTAAGATTTGATGAAATAGACAATTTTTATGTCCAATTTAGAGATGTAAAATCTTTGTATGTGGATAATTCAATAGTGATTAAAGTATTAAGTCCTGATGTAATAACTTCATATATCATGGAAGGAAAATCTTATAATTATAACGAAGAAGAGGGGATTAAATATGAGTAAAGTTATGCTTGTTTTTGGTACAAGACCAGAAGCAATCAAAATGTGCCCATTAGTAAATGAGTTAAGAACAAGAGAGTCACTCAAAACAGTCGTTTGTGTTACTGGACAACATAGACAAATGCTTGATCAAGTACTACACACTTTTGGTGTTGTACCTGATTATGATTTATCTATTATGAAAGACAAACAAACACTATTTGATGTAACAACAAATATACTTAATCGAATAAAAGAAGTTTTAGAACAAGAAAGACCTGATGTAGTACTTGTACATGGAGATACAAGCACCACATTTGTGACTGCTTTAGCTTGTTTTTATCTACAAATTCCGGTTGGTCATGTTGAAGCAGGATTAAGAACTCATAACATATACTCTCCTTATCCGGAGGAGTTTAATAGACAAGCAGTATCGATTATTTCTAAGTATAATTTTGCACCTACTGAAACAGCAAATCAAAACTTATTAAATGAAGGCAGAGAACAAGACTCTATTTATGTTACAGGTAATACTGCTATCGATGCATTAAAAACAACTGTAAGAGAAAACTATCATCATGAAATGCTAGATTGGGCAAAAGGATCAAGATTAATCATGATTACAGCTCACCGTAGAGAAAATCTTGGCGAACCAATGAAACATATGTTCAATGCAATTAAACGTATCATTAATGAACATAACGATATTAAAGCTATCTATCCAATTCATATGAATCCAGTAGTAAGAGAAACTGCTAATAGTATTCTTGCAGATAATGATAGGATCAGAATCATCGATCCTTTAGAAGTCGTTGATTTTCATAACTTCTTAAATGCCTCATATTTAATTCTAACAGACAGTGGTGGTATTCAAGAAGAAGCACCATCATTAGGTAAACCAGTTCTTGTAATGAGAGATACCACAGAAAGACCAGAAGGTATTTCAGCTGGCACACTCAAACTTGTAGGTACAGATGAAGAGACTATCTATAAAGCATTTAATCTATTATTAACAGATAAAGAAGAATATGAAAAGATGTCAAAAGCAAGTAACCCATATGGTGATGGCTTTGCATGTAAGAGAATTGCTGATATTTTAGAGGAAAAGTTATAATATTGAAAAACCAGCAAGTGCAGAGTTTATCTAGGCACTTGCTGGTTTTATTATGCAATCACTAACTGACAATCATTTTGTTCTAATAGTGTTATATACTCTTTTGTAGGCATTTGATCAGTGATTAAGATATCGATTTGATCAAAGTCACAGGTTTGGCTCATAAAGATCTTATTGAACTTTGTGTGGTCTGCTAATAAGATATGTATCTTAGAACGTTTTAACATTTCCCTTTTAATGGTACTTTGTTCATGGTTTGCTTCTGTAATACCATACTCTGAGATACCCCCACAAGAGAATATAGAGATGTTACAGTGATAGTTCTTTATGTAGTCTATCGTATCAATCCCTAAGACTGAACTGGTGTTTGCGTTATAAACACCAGGGGTAATGTGTAAAGAGAATTTTAAGAGACTATTTGATAAGACCAGGGCATTGTTAATGCCGTTGGTAATAAAGGTTAAATCTTTAAGGTTGGATAGTAGTGGTAACATATAACCAACTGTACTAGATGAATCAATAAAAATGGCATCGTTATTCTTAATAAAGTCTAAGCACCTTTGTGCGATGACTTTTTTTTCTTTGACGTTCTTTTGTGAGCGAATCAAAATGGATGACTCCATGTTTGACGATTCAATCATGGAGGCGCCCCCGTGGGTGCGCTCAATTAAGCCTTTTTGATCTAGTTCGGTTAAATCACGTCTAAGGGTTGCTTCACTGATAAAGAGTAGATGAAGAAGCTCTTTGTTGGTGACTGTTTTTTTAGTGTTAATGATCTCAAGAATGCGTTTTTGTCTTTCTTTAATGTCCATGGGTCTCTCCTTATGAAAACGCTCAAAATAAAGCGCTATTGTGATTGTATTATAGAACTTTTGTGATTGAAAATCAACTATTCAATCAAAAGTTGACTTATTCAATCACTAAATGATATCATCAAGCTGCGAGGTAGATGGCATGATTTCTAAATACTTATCAATCGATATTGGTGCCTCAAGTGGTAGGGCTGTGGTTGTCATTAAAGACAAACAAACCCTAAGACTCGATGAGGCTTACCGATTTAAAACTAAATCGTATGAAAAAGAAGGACTTCATTACTGGGATTTTAATGATGTATTTAAAGAAGTCGTCACAGGGATTGAAAAAGCGTTCTTTTTACATGAAGATATTAAGTCGATTGGAATCGATACGTTTGGTGTCGATTATGGACGACTAGATCAGAACGGTACTCTGACAAGTGATCCTCTATGTTATCGTAACAAGCGTTTTATCGAATCATCTACGTTGTTTCATGAATCGTATTCGAAAGAAACACTATACAGTTTAACTGGTATACAGTACTTACCATTTAATACAATTTATCAGTTATACGATCATGCAAGGCATAATCAATTAAATAATTCAGAGACTATATTATTACTTCCTAATCTGATTGGGTACTTCTTAACCGGAAACAAGCAAACCGAAGTCACAAATGCTTCAACCACTGCACTATATGATTCTAGAACAAATAGATTTGTTGAAACACTCTTTGAGGTAGACAAGCAAAAGGATTCATTTGCTTCACTTGTCAACCCAGGCGTGATTCTTGGTGAAACCCTAGAGACCTTTAACTTTCCAAAGACACCGGTCATTAACGTGTGTTCACACGACACTGCTAGTGCCTTTGTATCAACTAAGATACTTAAGAATCAAGCCTTGATCAGTTCTGGGACTTGGAGTTTGGTTGGCACACTCTTATCTAAACCCAAACGAAGTAAAGAAGCACTTAGGTGTAACTTTACAAACGAACTAGGGTATTTAGGACAAACCAGGTTCCTAAAAAACATCATGGGTATGTGGTTAATTAACGAATCAAGAAGTGAGTTAATGAAAAGTAATGAAGATCTCTCTTTTTTTGATTTAGAAAAGAAAGCGATTTCATCAGAACCTTTTCTAGCTTTTATTGATCCTGATGATGAAATATTCTTAACCAAAGGCAGTATGATAGAGCGTATGAGAACATACCTAGAAAAGACGAATCAAAACATTCCTATTAAGACTGAAGGGATGCTTCGAGTGATTTATGAAAGTCTAGCATTTAAATACCGATACACCATTGAACAACTAGAAAAAGTGCTTCAAAGACCAATGGATGAGATACTCATCATTGGTGGAGGCAGTCAATCAAAATTATTAAATCAAATGACGGCGAATTTTTGTAAGAAACGAGTCATCACCGGTGCGGTTGAAGCAACCGTCCTTGGTAATTCAATCGTTCAGATGCATTATTTTAAAGAGATAAAGACAATCAAGAGTGGACAAACCTTAATTGAAAAATCATTTAAGGGGACGGTTTATGAACCAACCGAATGTGAGGCTTGTGAAGAAGCCTACGAACGCTTTCTAAAACTAATTGAAGGGGATAAGTCATGACAAATTATGAATTAGCAAGAAAAGCCTATCAAGAAATAGGTGTGGATACCGAAGAAGCGATTAATGCCTTAGGGAAAGTTAGACTATCCTTACAGTGCTGGCAAACCGATGATGTGAAAGGTTTTTTATTTAAAGACAATGCGTTAACTGGTGGGATTCAAGTCACGGGTAATTATATAGGACGGGCAAGAAACCCACAAGAAGTCAAAGATGACTTAAGTTTGGCCTTATCATTAATCCCAGGAAACCACAAAGTCAATCTTCATGCAATCTATGCCGATACAAATGAAGTCATTGACCTAGATCGAATTGAGCCAAGACATTTCAAGCCTTGGGTGGATTGGGCAAAAAAAGAACATATTGGACTAGACTTTAACCCGACGTGTTTTTCTCATAAGAAATCAAGTGATGGGTTTACACTAAGTCATCCAGATCAAAACATTAGAGACTTTTGGATAAAACACTGCATACAAAGTAGAAAAATCGGGGCATACTTCCAAAAGGAATTAAAACAACCCTCAGTCGTGAATTTATGGATTCCAGATGGGTTTAAAGACAATCCCTATGATTTAATCACACCGAGGGTGAGATTAAAAGAATCCCTTGATGAGATTTATCAAGAAAAATTAGATGTAACAGATGTCATGGAGTCAAAACTATTTGGGATAGGTGCTGAAGCCTACACGGTAGGCTCTCATGAGTTTTATTTAAGTTATGCACTCCTAAACAAGTTAGGTGTTTGTTTTGACACAGGACACTTTCATTTAACAGAGTCTGTGGCAGATAAGATTGCATCACTTAGTGTGTTTAATCAAACACTCTTACTACATGTCTCAAGACCAGTTAGATGGGATTCAGACCATGTTGTAATATTTGATGATGAAACCAGTAAGATTGCACAAGTGCTAGTAAGAGGTAACTTACTAGATAAAGTGCATATTGGTTTTGACTTCTTTGATGCGTCAATCTCAAGAGTGAGTGCCTTAGTCATTGGGGCGAGATCATTTCAATTAGCATTAATGAAAGCTTTACTAGAACCAAAAGAAGCACTAACAAGCATTGAGTTTAATAAAGATTACTCAAAACGTCTTTATTACCAAGAGATGTTAAAAGGACTACCTTATGGTGTTGTCTATGATGAATTCTTAAAGCGTCATCACTGTGAGTCTCAACACACTTGGTTTGATAAAGTAAGGGCTTATGAAGAAAGATTGGATAGGTAAATATATGAATGAATTCTTAAAAGCGGATTTTATAAATGAAATTGGACGAACTGCTGATCAAATGTATCAAAATGGATGGCATGAACGTAACAGTGGTAATATTTCTTATTTACTGACGGGTAGTGAACTAGATTTAGTTAGAGACTTAAAAGGCATTAGAGTAATCGAACTTCAATGTGAAGTCAAAGACTTAGAAGGTAAATGCTTTGTTGTGACAGGCTCAGGTAAATACATTAAAAATATTTCAAGAGACCCGCTCTTAAACCTTGGGGTTATTCGGGTATTAAAGGGCGGCAAACAAGTCGAAATTTTAGGTGGTTTTAAGGATGGTGGTAGACCCACATCCGAATTAAGTACTCACCTACTCACACATCAAGAACGTTTAAGACAAGATCAAGCACATAAAGTCGTCATTCACACCCATGCGACAAACATCATGGCAATGACGTTTGTTCATGAATTAAATGATCGTAGTTTCACAAGAAGCTTATGGCAGATGTGTACAGAATCGATTGTGGTATTTCCTGATGGGGTGGGTATCTTGCCTTGGATGTTATGTGGTAACGAACGTATTGGTTATAAAACAGCTGAAAAGATGAAGAACCATCGTTTAGTCGTTTGGGCAATGCATGGGGTGTTTGCCTCAGGTAGTTCACTTGATGACTGTTTTGGTTTAATTGAAACGGTTGAAAAATCGGCTCAAATCTATTTGATGACCTTAGGTAAACAAATGGTTAATACGATTGAAGACTACCAGTTAAAAGAACTAGCAGAGACATTTGAAGTCAATTATAAAAAGGAGTATCTAGATGTATGAGACAAAGTAAGAAACTCTTATTATTCATCACACTAATTCTACTAGTCTTTGGCTTGGCTTCTTGTCAAAAAGACGCAAAACCGCCAGTCTATGAGGAAGACCTGACGATGCATATTGGTGCTTGGGTTTCCCCAAGCACGGTAAAAGACGAAAATGGTAATTATAAATACATTACCCTTGAACAATACCAACGGATTAAAGATTCAGGGATTAATGTGATTTACGCTTTGTATGAACACATTGATCTAAATGCGACACTGCTTGCGCTTGATTTATCTGAACAAGTCGGTATTGAATACTACGTGAGAGATTCAAGGATTGCGGGTTTATTTCAAGACATCTTTGATTCAAATGGCAATGTGATTCAAAGTGAGTATGAGGACGACCTAGAAATCTTCTTAAATGCGATTGAAACTTATAAGGATCATCCGGCATTTAAAGGGCATTTGATTGTGGATGAGCCAAGTGCTGATTTATATCAGTGGTTAGGTTTTTATCATGAGGTCTACCAACAATACTTACCAGATAAAGATTTCTATGTGAACTTATTTCCAACATACGCTAGCCTTGCGGCACGAGGTGACAGGGATTATGAGGATTATATTGGAGAATACATTGATGTGGTAAAACCAAAATTTGTTTCTTATGATCATTACCCTTTAATGTTGTTTTATGAAGAATCTGTTTTAACCGATGATTATCTATTAAACCTAGAGATAGTTGCGACAAAGTCAAAAGAAGCGGGACTACCATTTTGGTTATTCTTACAAAGTGTCGGGTATTTTAATATCACAGGGACACAACGTAGAGACATCACAGAAGCAGACTTAAGGTTTCAAAGTGCGGTAGCGATGGCTTATGGCACTAAAGGTATCCAGCACTTCACGTACTGGACACCAGATAGTGGTGGCATTGAATCCTTCTCGGATGCCTTTATTGATAAAGATGGCGAAAAAACACCAACGTATGATGCAGGTACTAAAGTGAATCATGAAATTTTGAGTTTTGATCACGTGTATTTGAGTTTTGATTGGCAATCGGTGATGACGTATTCAACCACACCCGATTTTCCAAACACCAACTTTCGAATGATCAACAAAGAAGAATCACATAAGCGTATCAAGAGCTTTAAAGGCACCGAAGACGTTTTAATGGGGACCTTTAAAGGACAAAACAAAGAAGATGGGTTTATGGTGGTTAATTTCACAGACCCAGCGTTTGGTAAATCAAACGATGTAACAATCACATTTAATGACGCAACGCATGCGCTTGTCTACATTGATGGGGTTGAACAAACCGTGAAGTTAAATAAAGGCAAACTCACACTAAACTTAGCAAGTGGATCTAGTGCGTTTGTGATTCCATACTAAGAATGAGGGAGAATATATGAAAAAAGTTGTATTAGTACTACTGAGTATTACCTTAACCTTGAGTCTTGCTGCTTGCGGCAAGAAGAAAGAAGATTCTGGTAAAGAGCGATTAGTCATCGCGTTTGCTGAGGCGGGTTATGGTAGAGGATGGCTAGAAAATTTAAAGACCGCGTTTGAAGCGGAAAATGAAAACGTTGAGATTGTCCTTGATGGCAATCCAAACATGACCGCGAATGCGGGACCAAAGATTGAAAGCGGTAGAGATCTAGCTGACATTTATTTCTTATTAGAAACAAACTGGCAGCGCTGGGCAACCAGGGGTTATTTAGAACCACTAGATGATCTTTATGAGATGGAGACTGAGCCAGGGGTAACCTTAGAGGATAAACTCATTGACGAAGTCGTTGAGTTTGGACGTATTGGCGACAATATTTACGCCCTACCTTGGAATGATGGCGTCACTGGCCTTGTGTATAACTCAAAGATGTTTAGAGACAAGGGCTGGGAAGTACCAGAAACAGTCAATGATCTAATTGATTTAACTGAGCAAATCAAAACCGAAGGTGCTGGTGTTAAGCCATTCACATGGCCTGGGCAATATTCAGCTTATTGGAACTTTGTGGTCTACGGTTGGTGGGCACAATACGAAGGCTTAGAAGCCATGAATGAGTTTTATCAGTTTGAATCCCCTGAGGTATTCAAACAAGAAGGCAAGTTAAAAGCATTAGAAGCTTATGAAACTTTAATTGGTGATCAAAGTAACAGTACAGCAGGTGTGAATGGTTTAATTCACACACAAGCTCAAATGCAGTTTATCAATGGGTTTGCGGCAATGATTCCTAATGGTTTATGGATTGAATCTGAAATGAAAGCGGCACTACCTGCTGGATTTGAAATGAAGATGATGCCAATTCCTACGATTGAAGGGGCAAAAGAACCAAAAATCAATAACTCAATGCTTGGTGATTTTATTGTGGTACCTAAACAAGCAAGAAATAAAGAACTTGCTAAAGAATTTTTGAGATTTATGGCAGAAGACAAACAATTACTACAGTATACAAAAGACACAGGCACACCAAGACCATTTGAATATGATCCAACTACAATTGAAGGATTAAGTCCATTTATCTTAAGTGCATTAGAAATATGGAAAAACAGTAAGAGTTTTTATATCATCTCAAAGAGTCCGCTTTATTATGGTGTGTATGTCAATACATTCCCTAAGAGTGGGGCACCTTATGGGGATATTTATTTAGGAGAAGAATCGGCACAGTCGGTTTGGAATGGGGACTACCAATACGTTTTCGAACGTTGGGATGAATTCAAACGAAACGCAGGCATGACTGATTAAAATTAGGAGTTTAGCGGATGACAAAAAATCGTATCAGACAACAACTAAATCGGTTTAAACATTTTTTGGTAGAGACGTTTGAGAATGTCTTTAGACTAGACAAATCGTACAAGGCAAAAAGAAGAAGACAAAAACGATTCTTCATCTTCATGATGCTTTTCTTACCAGTGACGCATTTCCTTGTTTTCTTTGTTTACGTGAACATTGATACGATTATTTTATCCTTTCAACGATTTGATTATTACACAGGGGACTATAAGTTTGTTTGGTTTGAAAACTATCAACAAGTCATAAGAGATTTAAGAGAGTTACCTCAAATGAAACAAACGGTGATCAATTCGTTTATGTTCTTACCGATTACCAATTTTATTACCCTACCATTATCAATTATTAGTGCGTATTTCATCTTTCGAGGTGTGCCTGGTAGAGGGCTATTTAAAGTACTCTTTTTCCTACCATCCATCATATCGATTGTGGTACTCACAATGGCATTTCAATTCATGTTTGATCCTTTGTTTGGACCAATAAACCAATTACTCGCTGAATTAGGCATTCAGCCAGTGGGTGGTTGGTTTGGGACAAAGGGGACAGCCATGAACATGGTTTATCTTTACTGTATTTGGGCAGGTATCGGATTTAACATGGTCTTAATCAATGGTGCCATTTCAAGACTTCCAAGTGAAGTCATTGAATCAGGCAGACTTGATGGGGTATCTATGTATACTGAATTAACTAAAATCATCATTCCAATGATTTGGCCTACCATCACAACCCTGTTTGTGATAGGCACAACGGCGGTGTTTACGATCTTCTTGCAAATTCTACTATTAACCAATGGTGGACCAAGTGGTTCAACAAAAACAATCGCGTATCTCATTGTAGAGATGGTACAATCGGGGGATTATACCACACCTGCAGCGTTTGGAATGATATTCACATTGGTGGCGATTCCTTTAATCATGTTCATTAAGTGGGGCATGGAAAAAATAGGAGAAAACGTTGAGTATTAGGTATTAATGGTATCTAAGGATACCTTAAATAAAAAGAGGAGAAAAAAATGCGAAAGATTAGTTTCATCAAAAAGAGTTTGTTAGCAGTACTATTCTTATTTAGCGTGAGTTCTGTGTTTGTATTCACAAGCCACGCAGCAGTGATGAGCGAAACCTTTTTAAATGATTCATTCGATGGCGGAATGAATGATGAAAAATGGCAAGTCGTCAATGACACAACAGAAGCCATCGGCTATTTAGGCGATGCAGGTACACTACGTTACGTTGATACAACCGGTGCAGAAGAAGTCATGATGACCACAAACCCACTCACCTCAGGTGAAGGTGTGACAGGGTATAGTGTTGAGTTTGATTTCTTATACCAGTCTGCCGATTGGGGCGACTGGTTTGGGTTTGCATTTAACAAAACAGAAATTGTAAAAGGGTTAGATTGGGGTAAAGGCGGTTACTTAATGGGCCGTATCTCAAGCCTTCAAATTAATAACCCAAGCGACACCGTCGATGGACCAAGTTCGGCTTCACCAAATGCATTAACGACGTTTGAGGAAATGACACCTTCGGTTGCAAGCATTGCAAACGTCAATGTCAGATTCAAAT containing:
- the rhaD gene encoding rhamnulose-1-phosphate aldolase — protein: MKKDWIGKYMNEFLKADFINEIGRTADQMYQNGWHERNSGNISYLLTGSELDLVRDLKGIRVIELQCEVKDLEGKCFVVTGSGKYIKNISRDPLLNLGVIRVLKGGKQVEILGGFKDGGRPTSELSTHLLTHQERLRQDQAHKVVIHTHATNIMAMTFVHELNDRSFTRSLWQMCTESIVVFPDGVGILPWMLCGNERIGYKTAEKMKNHRLVVWAMHGVFASGSSLDDCFGLIETVEKSAQIYLMTLGKQMVNTIEDYQLKELAETFEVNYKKEYLDV
- a CDS encoding beta-galactosidase, with amino-acid sequence MRQSKKLLLFITLILLVFGLASCQKDAKPPVYEEDLTMHIGAWVSPSTVKDENGNYKYITLEQYQRIKDSGINVIYALYEHIDLNATLLALDLSEQVGIEYYVRDSRIAGLFQDIFDSNGNVIQSEYEDDLEIFLNAIETYKDHPAFKGHLIVDEPSADLYQWLGFYHEVYQQYLPDKDFYVNLFPTYASLAARGDRDYEDYIGEYIDVVKPKFVSYDHYPLMLFYEESVLTDDYLLNLEIVATKSKEAGLPFWLFLQSVGYFNITGTQRRDITEADLRFQSAVAMAYGTKGIQHFTYWTPDSGGIESFSDAFIDKDGEKTPTYDAGTKVNHEILSFDHVYLSFDWQSVMTYSTTPDFPNTNFRMINKEESHKRIKSFKGTEDVLMGTFKGQNKEDGFMVVNFTDPAFGKSNDVTITFNDATHALVYIDGVEQTVKLNKGKLTLNLASGSSAFVIPY
- a CDS encoding ABC transporter substrate-binding protein yields the protein MKKVVLVLLSITLTLSLAACGKKKEDSGKERLVIAFAEAGYGRGWLENLKTAFEAENENVEIVLDGNPNMTANAGPKIESGRDLADIYFLLETNWQRWATRGYLEPLDDLYEMETEPGVTLEDKLIDEVVEFGRIGDNIYALPWNDGVTGLVYNSKMFRDKGWEVPETVNDLIDLTEQIKTEGAGVKPFTWPGQYSAYWNFVVYGWWAQYEGLEAMNEFYQFESPEVFKQEGKLKALEAYETLIGDQSNSTAGVNGLIHTQAQMQFINGFAAMIPNGLWIESEMKAALPAGFEMKMMPIPTIEGAKEPKINNSMLGDFIVVPKQARNKELAKEFLRFMAEDKQLLQYTKDTGTPRPFEYDPTTIEGLSPFILSALEIWKNSKSFYIISKSPLYYGVYVNTFPKSGAPYGDIYLGEESAQSVWNGDYQYVFERWDEFKRNAGMTD
- a CDS encoding carbohydrate ABC transporter permease produces the protein MTKNRIRQQLNRFKHFLVETFENVFRLDKSYKAKRRRQKRFFIFMMLFLPVTHFLVFFVYVNIDTIILSFQRFDYYTGDYKFVWFENYQQVIRDLRELPQMKQTVINSFMFLPITNFITLPLSIISAYFIFRGVPGRGLFKVLFFLPSIISIVVLTMAFQFMFDPLFGPINQLLAELGIQPVGGWFGTKGTAMNMVYLYCIWAGIGFNMVLINGAISRLPSEVIESGRLDGVSMYTELTKIIIPMIWPTITTLFVIGTTAVFTIFLQILLLTNGGPSGSTKTIAYLIVEMVQSGDYTTPAAFGMIFTLVAIPLIMFIKWGMEKIGENVEY